A DNA window from Flavobacterium sp. contains the following coding sequences:
- a CDS encoding porin family protein, translated as MKKLLVAVVLLVTTMVSAQKNSILLGGNVGFGSEKIGESKIEAFEFSPKVGYQFSENWTLGVEGSILNYKESGSKREEAYRIGAFTRYSVPLSDLFSFYTDLGVGYQERSIDKTKGVYASLTPALFINMKKGLGLNFSIGGVGYDNLSGKEVSREQRFGFNFGKTLNIGISKNFGL; from the coding sequence ATGAAAAAATTATTAGTTGCAGTTGTTCTGTTAGTAACAACTATGGTGAGTGCACAAAAGAACTCTATTTTATTAGGCGGAAATGTTGGATTTGGATCAGAAAAAATTGGCGAAAGTAAAATAGAAGCTTTCGAATTTTCTCCAAAAGTAGGATATCAATTTTCTGAAAACTGGACTCTAGGAGTTGAAGGTTCAATCTTGAATTATAAAGAATCTGGTTCTAAAAGAGAAGAAGCTTACAGAATTGGTGCATTTACACGTTACTCAGTGCCTCTTTCTGATTTATTTTCTTTCTACACTGATTTAGGAGTTGGATATCAAGAAAGAAGTATTGATAAAACTAAAGGAGTTTATGCTAGTTTAACGCCAGCATTATTCATTAACATGAAAAAAGGATTAGGTTTAAATTTCTCAATTGGAGGAGTTGGTTATGATAACCTTAGTGGAAAAGAAGTTTCAAGAGAACAGCGTTTCGGTTTTAATTTCGGAAAAACTTTAAACATTGGAATCTCTAAAAACTTTGGATTATAA
- the obgE gene encoding GTPase ObgE gives MTEGNFVDYVKIYVSSGKGGKGSTHLHREKFIEKGGPDGGDGGRGGHVYLVGNKGLWTLFHLKFARHIKAGHGGDGGSDRSTGADGEDKIIEVPLGTVVKDKETGEVLFEITEDGEKKILAKGGKGGLGNWHFRSSTNQTPRYAQPGLLGIEMDVILELKVLADVGLVGFPNAGKSTLLSVLTSAKPKIADYPFTTLKPNLGIVAYRDFQSFVIADIPGIIEGAAEGKGLGHYFLRHIERNSTLLFLVPVDTPDIRAEYDILVNELTKYNPEMLDKERLLVISKCDMLDDELKAELKAELDVTFKDVPYMLISSVAQQGLTDLKDKLWKMLNE, from the coding sequence ATGACAGAAGGAAATTTTGTAGATTACGTTAAGATATATGTTTCTTCCGGAAAAGGAGGAAAAGGATCTACGCATTTACATAGAGAGAAATTTATTGAAAAAGGTGGTCCCGACGGTGGTGATGGTGGTCGCGGAGGACATGTGTATTTAGTTGGGAATAAAGGACTCTGGACATTATTTCACTTAAAGTTTGCGCGTCATATTAAAGCCGGACACGGTGGAGATGGAGGTTCAGACAGAAGTACTGGTGCTGATGGTGAAGATAAAATTATTGAAGTGCCGCTGGGAACTGTTGTAAAGGACAAAGAAACCGGAGAAGTACTTTTTGAAATTACCGAAGACGGAGAAAAAAAGATTCTGGCAAAAGGAGGAAAGGGAGGTTTAGGGAACTGGCATTTTAGAAGTTCAACAAACCAAACGCCTCGTTATGCACAGCCGGGTTTACTTGGAATTGAAATGGATGTTATTCTGGAACTTAAAGTTTTGGCAGATGTTGGTCTGGTTGGTTTTCCAAATGCTGGAAAATCTACTTTATTATCTGTTTTAACTTCTGCAAAACCCAAAATTGCCGATTATCCGTTTACAACATTAAAACCAAATTTAGGAATTGTGGCTTACAGAGATTTTCAATCTTTTGTAATTGCTGATATTCCCGGAATTATTGAAGGCGCGGCTGAAGGAAAAGGTTTAGGACATTATTTCCTTCGTCATATCGAACGAAACTCGACTTTACTATTTTTAGTTCCGGTTGATACGCCGGATATTAGAGCAGAATATGATATTTTGGTTAATGAATTAACAAAATATAATCCGGAGATGTTAGACAAAGAGCGTCTATTGGTGATTTCAAAATGCGATATGCTTGATGATGAGTTAAAGGCAGAATTGAAAGCAGAATTAGATGTTACTTTTAAAGATGTTCCGTATATGCTTATCTCGTCTGTTGCACAGCAAGGTTTAACAGATTTAAAAGATAAACTTTGGAAAATGCTTAATGAATAA
- a CDS encoding hemolysin family protein, with amino-acid sequence MEILIIFFLILLNGVFSMSEIALISARKNRLETAAKKGNKSAKTALDLANSPNKFLSTVQIGITLIGILTGIYSGDKITADVEVFVAGFAVLKPYAHSIAVGIVVVVLTFFSLVLGELLPKRIGLNYPEAIAKMVAMPMKVISIITAPFIWLLTSSTEFLLNVLQIKPTADGKVTEEEIKAIIKEGTEVGEVQEIEQDIVERVFHIGDRKVSSLMTHRKSVDMLPLKADKSKIKELVVQDLHAVYPVYNDNYDDIVGVATLKNIFANIENDNFDFGSIISEAPYLMEQTTAYKALENFKQTGIHYALVSDEYGVFQGMITLNDILEALVGDASEFYKDEFQLVEREDGSWMVDGHYSLHDFLTYFELDELTNDYEVNTVSGMIMTELSHIPKEGEKLVWQKFVLEVVDMDGVKIDKVLVKALKE; translated from the coding sequence TTGGAAATACTAATAATATTTTTTCTAATACTATTAAATGGAGTTTTCTCTATGTCTGAAATTGCCCTTATTTCGGCCAGAAAAAACAGATTGGAAACTGCCGCTAAAAAAGGAAATAAAAGTGCAAAAACAGCACTCGATCTGGCAAATTCGCCAAATAAATTTTTATCAACTGTACAAATCGGAATTACCTTAATCGGAATTTTAACAGGTATTTATTCAGGTGATAAAATCACTGCCGATGTTGAGGTATTCGTTGCAGGTTTTGCCGTTTTAAAACCTTATGCACATTCAATCGCGGTTGGGATTGTAGTTGTAGTTTTAACGTTTTTCTCTTTGGTTTTAGGAGAATTACTTCCAAAAAGAATTGGACTGAATTACCCGGAAGCGATTGCTAAAATGGTGGCTATGCCCATGAAAGTAATTTCGATTATTACGGCGCCGTTTATCTGGCTGTTAACTTCTTCAACAGAATTTTTATTGAATGTTTTGCAGATAAAACCAACAGCAGACGGAAAAGTTACTGAGGAAGAAATTAAAGCTATTATCAAAGAAGGAACCGAAGTTGGAGAGGTTCAGGAAATTGAGCAGGATATTGTGGAGCGTGTTTTTCATATTGGAGACAGAAAAGTAAGTTCTCTTATGACACACCGTAAATCGGTTGATATGCTGCCTTTAAAAGCGGATAAAAGTAAAATCAAAGAATTAGTTGTTCAGGATCTGCATGCAGTTTATCCGGTTTACAACGATAATTATGATGATATAGTTGGGGTTGCAACCTTAAAAAATATTTTTGCCAATATTGAAAATGATAATTTCGATTTTGGATCTATAATATCTGAAGCACCTTATTTAATGGAACAGACTACGGCGTACAAGGCCTTAGAAAATTTCAAACAAACCGGAATTCATTATGCTTTAGTTTCAGATGAATATGGTGTTTTTCAGGGTATGATTACTTTGAATGACATTCTGGAAGCCTTAGTTGGAGATGCTTCTGAGTTTTACAAAGATGAGTTTCAGCTTGTAGAAAGAGAAGATGGTTCATGGATGGTAGACGGACATTATTCATTGCATGATTTCTTAACTTATTTTGAATTAGACGAATTAACAAATGATTACGAAGTAAACACCGTAAGCGGGATGATTATGACTGAGCTTTCTCATATTCCAAAAGAAGGAGAAAAACTGGTTTGGCAGAAATTCGTTTTAGAAGTTGTCGACATGGATGGTGTTAAGATTGATAAAGTTTTGGTGAAAGCGCTTAAAGAATAA
- a CDS encoding adenylate kinase has protein sequence MINIVLFGKPGAGKGTQAEFLKEKYNLTHLSTGDIFRFNLKNDTELGKKARVFMDNGELVPCEVTTAMLIDEVKKHPDTAGFLFDGYPRTLNQAEALDKFLPTIGSSVTATIALEADDEILVARLLERGKTSGRADDQDEEKIRVRYQEYNEKTAPLIGYYKEQNKFHAVNGIGTIEEITQRLTSVIDNL, from the coding sequence ATGATTAACATTGTTTTATTTGGAAAGCCTGGAGCAGGCAAAGGAACTCAGGCAGAATTTTTAAAAGAAAAATACAATTTAACACACCTTTCTACTGGAGATATTTTTCGTTTTAATTTAAAAAACGATACTGAACTAGGAAAAAAAGCAAGAGTTTTTATGGATAATGGAGAATTAGTTCCATGTGAAGTAACAACTGCAATGTTAATTGACGAAGTTAAAAAACACCCGGATACAGCAGGATTTTTATTTGACGGATACCCAAGAACACTTAATCAGGCTGAAGCTTTAGATAAATTTTTACCAACAATTGGTTCTAGCGTAACAGCTACTATTGCTTTAGAAGCTGATGACGAAATCCTGGTAGCACGTTTACTTGAAAGAGGAAAAACAAGCGGAAGAGCAGACGATCAGGATGAAGAAAAAATCCGTGTAAGATATCAGGAATACAACGAAAAAACAGCTCCGTTAATTGGATATTATAAAGAGCAGAATAAGTTTCATGCTGTAAACGGTATCGGAACTATCGAAGAAATCACACAGAGATTAACGTCGGTTATAGATAATTTGTAG
- the hpt gene encoding hypoxanthine phosphoribosyltransferase — MIQLHDKQFVPFISAKEIDFALTKLVAQVEDDFGDDTPIFIGVLNGAFMVVADFLKKYKKPCEVSFIKLASYEGTESTNSVKELIGINQDLSGKSVVIIEDIVDTGNTIEELKHLFKAQNVKHFKVATLFFKPEAYKKDMKIDYIGIRIPNKFIVGYGLDYDGLGRNLTEVYKLAE; from the coding sequence ATGATACAACTTCACGATAAACAATTTGTTCCGTTTATTTCGGCTAAAGAAATTGATTTTGCTTTAACCAAATTAGTGGCACAAGTCGAAGATGATTTTGGAGATGATACTCCAATTTTTATTGGAGTTTTGAATGGCGCATTTATGGTAGTAGCCGATTTCCTGAAAAAATATAAAAAGCCTTGCGAGGTTTCATTTATAAAATTGGCATCATATGAAGGAACAGAAAGTACAAATTCGGTTAAGGAATTAATCGGAATTAATCAGGATTTGTCAGGAAAAAGCGTTGTTATAATAGAAGATATTGTCGATACCGGAAATACAATCGAAGAATTGAAGCATTTGTTTAAAGCACAAAATGTAAAACACTTTAAAGTGGCTACTTTGTTCTTTAAACCTGAGGCGTATAAAAAAGACATGAAGATAGATTATATCGGAATCAGAATTCCGAATAAATTTATTGTGGGCTACGGATTAGACTATGATGGTTTAGGACGAAACCTTACCGAAGTGTACAAATTAGCAGAATAA
- a CDS encoding sorbosone dehydrogenase family protein — MKKSLPLFSILLLAIMTACNGQVKKEEKEALAKQPGNVVKTAIGDITLPPPYATESKTKNSKVIGWPKDKTPKAPEGFTVTKFADGFENPRWTYIAPNSDIFVVESGTRASKNQITVLRDKDKDGKFETREVFIKDLNKPFGMLVLKDFFYIANTDGLYRYPYKNNPLKLETKGEKILELPAGGYNNHWTRNLLASLDGSKIYVSVGSGSNNAEHGIDKEVRRAGILEINPDGTGEKIYASGLRNPVGMDWNPVNKELWTAVNERDDLGDDLVPDYITSVKKDGFYGWPYSYFGNIPDPRMKGERKDLVEKAIVPDVPVGPHTASLGLAFYTKDAFPAKYKNGAFVGQHGSWNRSIISGYKVLFVPFKDGKPSGKPEDFLTGFISDENKAEVYGRPVAVTVMNDGSLLVNDDSGNTIWKVTANK; from the coding sequence ATGAAAAAATCCTTACCACTATTTTCTATATTATTGCTGGCTATAATGACGGCCTGCAACGGCCAAGTTAAAAAAGAAGAAAAAGAAGCGCTGGCAAAACAGCCCGGAAATGTTGTAAAAACTGCGATTGGCGATATTACGCTTCCTCCTCCATATGCAACAGAATCTAAAACTAAAAATAGCAAAGTTATTGGATGGCCAAAAGATAAAACACCAAAAGCTCCTGAAGGTTTTACAGTTACCAAATTTGCAGATGGTTTTGAAAATCCCCGTTGGACTTACATTGCGCCAAACAGTGATATTTTTGTTGTAGAAAGCGGAACCCGCGCCAGCAAAAATCAAATTACAGTTTTACGTGATAAAGACAAAGACGGAAAATTTGAAACCCGTGAAGTTTTTATAAAAGATTTAAATAAACCTTTTGGAATGCTGGTTTTAAAAGATTTTTTCTACATAGCGAATACCGACGGTTTATATCGTTATCCATACAAAAACAATCCTTTGAAATTAGAAACCAAAGGAGAAAAGATCCTTGAACTTCCAGCCGGAGGTTACAACAATCACTGGACAAGAAACCTATTGGCAAGTCTTGACGGAAGTAAAATTTATGTTTCTGTAGGTTCAGGAAGTAATAATGCTGAACATGGAATAGATAAAGAAGTGCGTCGTGCCGGAATTCTTGAAATTAATCCTGACGGAACGGGAGAAAAAATCTATGCCTCCGGGTTAAGAAACCCTGTTGGAATGGACTGGAATCCGGTTAATAAAGAGCTTTGGACGGCTGTTAACGAACGTGATGATCTGGGCGACGATTTAGTTCCGGATTATATTACAAGTGTTAAAAAAGATGGATTTTATGGCTGGCCTTATTCTTATTTTGGAAATATTCCTGATCCGAGAATGAAAGGCGAAAGAAAAGATTTAGTTGAAAAAGCCATTGTTCCAGATGTACCGGTTGGTCCGCATACAGCTTCATTAGGTTTGGCCTTTTACACCAAAGATGCTTTTCCTGCAAAATATAAAAACGGCGCTTTCGTAGGGCAGCACGGCTCATGGAATCGCTCAATAATTTCAGGTTACAAAGTTCTTTTTGTTCCTTTTAAAGATGGAAAACCGTCTGGAAAACCGGAAGATTTTTTAACCGGATTTATTTCTGATGAAAATAAAGCAGAAGTTTACGGACGTCCTGTTGCTGTAACGGTTATGAACGACGGATCGCTTTTGGTAAATGATGACAGCGGAAATACGATTTGGAAGGTTACTGCGAATAAATAA
- a CDS encoding TonB-dependent receptor, with translation MISKKHCFFLFVFFIFKNICAQEKESKTIDSLKTEKLNEIVISSLHINNNLLNTPASIGILSKKDLLQNNTTDISTVINTIPGVFMQSSNFTTTRISIRGIGARTTYGTNKIRAFYGSIPLTSGNSETVIDDIDLENLNQIEIIKGPLSSVYGAGLGGAILISPQLSKNGNQSAGISSVFGSYGLLKNSLNFSLDEKSGSLNISYHNLKTDGWRENSAYNREGITLAGELFRKKNSKLTYFSNYTYLKAFIPSSINKTTFENNPESGAPTWVASKGYKEYKSTLGGLAYDFSINENLKNSTSVFINYKDSNEPRPFDILRQYTFATGARTQFSGDFKIGKIKNNFIAGIEYFTDTYKGNTFENLYQQNNGLGSLQGDQLTETGQKRHFYNIFSQLRTLLSEQFEIQAGLNYNKTKFNLDNYSENTNQDYSYDGIFSPQLSFLFKPNSLKTIYFSVSRGFSLPATEETLTSEGKINTDIKPENGYNFEIGGKLYFFNKNLYTEIAVYRMEIKDLLVAKRVGDDQYVGLNAGKTFHEGIEITLNHNWSINRFFSLNSYLSGSLGNYEFKEFVDNGNDYSGNKLTGVAANKINAGITFNTNIGFYFSADYQFVDEIPMNDANTAFSDSYNLINLKTGYRFEIFPKLTTHFAFGINNVTNSKYASLILPNAVAVGNASPRYYYPGLPVNYYGIVSLNYLF, from the coding sequence ATGATATCAAAAAAACATTGTTTTTTTCTTTTTGTGTTTTTTATTTTTAAGAATATCTGTGCGCAAGAAAAAGAAAGCAAAACTATTGATTCTCTTAAAACAGAAAAACTGAACGAAATTGTCATCAGTTCACTTCATATTAATAACAATTTATTAAACACTCCGGCTTCAATTGGCATTCTTTCCAAAAAAGATTTACTGCAAAATAACACAACTGATATTTCAACCGTAATCAATACAATTCCGGGTGTTTTTATGCAGTCTTCTAATTTTACTACAACCCGAATTTCTATTCGGGGAATTGGCGCACGAACTACTTACGGAACTAATAAAATCCGTGCTTTTTACGGCAGTATTCCTCTGACTTCCGGAAACAGCGAAACGGTTATTGACGATATTGATCTCGAAAACCTCAACCAAATCGAAATTATAAAAGGTCCGCTTTCGAGTGTTTACGGCGCAGGTTTGGGCGGCGCAATTTTGATTTCACCTCAGCTTTCTAAAAACGGAAATCAAAGCGCAGGAATAAGTTCGGTTTTTGGTTCTTACGGATTATTGAAAAATAGTCTGAATTTTAGTCTGGACGAAAAATCAGGAAGTTTAAATATCAGCTATCACAATTTAAAAACCGATGGCTGGCGTGAAAATAGTGCTTACAATCGTGAAGGAATTACACTTGCTGGAGAATTGTTCAGGAAGAAAAACAGCAAACTGACTTATTTTTCAAACTATACTTATTTAAAAGCTTTTATTCCGAGTTCGATTAACAAAACAACTTTTGAAAATAATCCAGAATCTGGCGCGCCAACCTGGGTTGCTTCAAAAGGATATAAAGAATACAAATCGACTTTGGGCGGATTGGCTTATGATTTTTCAATAAATGAAAATCTAAAAAATTCAACTTCTGTTTTTATCAATTATAAAGACAGCAACGAACCAAGGCCTTTTGATATATTGCGCCAATATACTTTTGCAACTGGCGCCAGAACACAATTTTCGGGAGATTTTAAAATCGGAAAAATCAAAAATAACTTTATTGCCGGAATTGAATATTTTACGGATACTTATAAAGGAAATACTTTCGAAAATCTGTATCAGCAAAATAATGGTTTGGGAAGTTTGCAAGGCGATCAGCTTACCGAAACAGGTCAGAAAAGACATTTCTACAATATTTTTTCTCAGTTGAGAACTTTGCTTTCGGAACAATTTGAAATTCAGGCTGGTTTAAATTATAACAAAACAAAATTTAATCTTGACAATTATTCTGAAAACACCAATCAGGATTATAGTTATGACGGAATATTTTCGCCGCAATTGTCTTTTCTTTTTAAACCAAATTCTTTAAAAACGATTTATTTTTCTGTAAGCCGGGGATTTTCTCTTCCGGCTACAGAAGAAACTTTGACAAGCGAAGGCAAAATCAATACCGATATAAAACCTGAAAATGGTTATAATTTTGAAATTGGCGGAAAGCTCTATTTTTTCAATAAAAATCTTTATACAGAAATCGCCGTTTACCGAATGGAAATCAAAGATTTATTGGTTGCCAAAAGAGTTGGCGACGATCAATATGTGGGTTTAAATGCCGGTAAAACTTTTCATGAAGGAATCGAAATTACCTTAAATCACAATTGGTCAATAAACCGTTTCTTTTCTCTCAATTCTTATTTGTCTGGATCTTTAGGAAATTATGAATTCAAAGAATTTGTCGATAACGGAAATGATTATTCAGGAAATAAATTAACCGGAGTTGCGGCTAATAAAATTAATGCCGGGATTACTTTTAATACAAATATTGGATTTTATTTTTCTGCCGATTATCAATTTGTGGATGAAATTCCGATGAATGATGCCAATACGGCTTTTTCGGATTCTTATAATCTAATTAACTTAAAAACCGGTTATCGTTTTGAGATTTTTCCAAAACTTACTACGCATTTTGCCTTTGGAATAAACAACGTAACGAATTCAAAATATGCTTCGTTAATACTCCCAAATGCTGTTGCTGTCGGAAATGCATCACCTCGTTACTATTATCCGGGGCTTCCCGTTAATTATTACGGAATTGTTTCATTAAATTATTTATTTTAG
- a CDS encoding 5-(carboxyamino)imidazole ribonucleotide synthase gives MNYFSSDFKLGILGGGQLGKMLLFDTRKFDIQTYVLDPSDEAPSKIACNKFFQGDLMDYETVYNFGKQVDVLTFEIELVNLEALTQLENEGLKVYPSPKTLKEIQNKGTQKDFYTESNIPTASYLRFESPAHLQKSVGNNEITIPFVWKCTEFGYDGNGVKVIRQISDMDDLPNVECIAETMVPFKNELAVIVVRNPSGEIKTYPVVEMEFHPEANQVEYVICPARIDEKVAEKARAIALNVSEKFNHVGLLAVEMFQTQDDEILVNEVAPRPHNSGHYSIEASYTSQFENHLRAILDLPLGNTDSKVAGIMVNLVGAEGHSGNVVYENIETILGWDGVTPHIYGKKQTRPFRKMGHVTIVNENMQEARRIAEEVKNTIKVISQ, from the coding sequence ATGAATTATTTTTCTTCTGATTTTAAATTAGGAATACTAGGCGGCGGACAATTAGGTAAAATGCTTTTATTCGATACCCGCAAATTTGATATACAAACTTATGTTTTAGATCCGAGTGACGAAGCGCCGAGTAAAATTGCCTGCAACAAGTTTTTTCAAGGTGATTTAATGGACTACGAAACCGTTTATAATTTCGGAAAACAAGTCGATGTTTTAACTTTTGAAATCGAATTGGTAAATCTTGAAGCTTTAACGCAATTGGAAAACGAAGGCTTAAAAGTATATCCGTCTCCAAAAACCCTAAAAGAAATTCAGAATAAAGGAACTCAAAAAGATTTTTATACAGAAAGTAATATTCCGACCGCATCGTACTTACGATTCGAAAGTCCGGCACATTTGCAAAAATCAGTTGGAAATAATGAAATCACAATTCCGTTTGTTTGGAAATGCACTGAATTTGGTTACGACGGAAATGGCGTAAAAGTAATTCGCCAAATTTCAGACATGGATGATTTACCAAATGTAGAATGTATTGCAGAAACTATGGTTCCATTCAAAAATGAATTGGCCGTAATCGTGGTAAGAAATCCATCTGGAGAAATTAAAACATATCCGGTTGTAGAAATGGAATTTCACCCAGAAGCCAACCAGGTTGAATATGTAATTTGTCCCGCAAGAATCGACGAAAAAGTCGCTGAAAAAGCCAGAGCAATTGCCTTGAATGTTTCGGAAAAATTCAATCACGTTGGACTTTTGGCAGTTGAAATGTTCCAAACTCAGGACGACGAAATTTTAGTTAATGAAGTTGCGCCTCGCCCACACAATTCAGGACATTATTCAATAGAAGCCAGTTATACTTCACAATTCGAAAATCATTTACGTGCTATTTTAGATCTTCCGTTAGGAAATACAGACAGTAAAGTTGCCGGAATTATGGTAAATTTAGTGGGAGCCGAAGGTCATTCTGGAAATGTGGTTTATGAAAACATCGAAACCATTTTAGGATGGGATGGCGTTACCCCGCATATTTATGGAAAAAAACAAACGCGTCCGTTTAGAAAAATGGGCCACGTGACAATCGTAAATGAAAACATGCAGGAAGCAAGACGAATTGCTGAGGAAGTTAAGAATACTATTAAAGTGATTTCTCAGTAA
- the purE gene encoding 5-(carboxyamino)imidazole ribonucleotide mutase: MSKVAIIMGSISDMPVMQDAIDILKQFNVEVEVDIVSAHRTPEKLFDFSKNAHNRGISVIIAGAGGAAHLPGMVASMSPLPVIGVPVKSSNSIDGWDSVLSILQMPGGVPVATVALNGAKNAGILAAQIIGSHDKKVLDTIISYKEELKAAVNKAAEGLNK, translated from the coding sequence ATGAGCAAAGTAGCTATTATAATGGGAAGCATCTCCGACATGCCAGTTATGCAGGATGCAATCGACATATTAAAACAATTTAATGTAGAAGTTGAAGTAGATATCGTTTCGGCACACAGAACACCGGAGAAATTATTCGATTTTAGTAAAAATGCCCACAATCGCGGTATTTCGGTAATTATTGCCGGTGCGGGCGGTGCAGCGCATTTACCTGGAATGGTGGCTTCAATGTCTCCACTTCCAGTAATTGGAGTTCCTGTAAAATCAAGTAATTCAATTGACGGTTGGGATTCTGTATTATCGATTCTGCAAATGCCAGGTGGAGTTCCTGTTGCAACAGTTGCTTTAAACGGAGCAAAAAATGCCGGAATTTTAGCAGCACAAATCATCGGAAGCCACGACAAAAAAGTTTTAGATACTATTATTTCTTACAAAGAAGAATTGAAAGCGGCGGTTAATAAAGCGGCTGAAGGTCTTAATAAATAA